From the genome of Pseudomonas sp. TMP9, one region includes:
- a CDS encoding ABC transporter ATP-binding protein, with translation MTGSQENDVLVSFRGIQKSYDGENLIVKDLNLDIRKGEFLTLLGPSGSGKTTSLMMLAGFETPTAGDIQLGGRSLTKLPPHKRDIGMVFQNYALFPHMTVAENLAFPLSVRGMSRTDSTERVKKALSMVQLDSFRNRYPGQLSGGQQQRVALARALVFEPQLVLMDEPLGALDKQLREHMQMEIKHLHKRLGVTVVYVTHDQGEALTMSDRVAVFHQGEIQQIADPRTLYEEPCNTFVANFIGENNRINGRLLSQTGDRCTVELARGEKVEALAVNVGQPGEPVTLSVRPERIRLNGSSESCQNRFSGRVSEFIYLGDHVRVRLEVCGMSDFFVKQPIAELDSALAVGDVVPLGWEVEHVRALDPLIETQ, from the coding sequence ATGACCGGGTCTCAGGAAAATGACGTGCTGGTAAGCTTTCGTGGCATTCAGAAGAGCTACGACGGCGAAAACCTGATCGTTAAAGATCTCAATCTGGATATACGCAAGGGCGAGTTTCTCACCTTGCTCGGTCCTTCTGGTTCGGGAAAGACTACCAGCCTGATGATGCTGGCTGGTTTCGAAACCCCCACTGCTGGCGATATCCAGTTGGGTGGCCGCTCGCTGACCAAGCTCCCTCCGCACAAGCGCGACATCGGGATGGTGTTCCAGAACTACGCCCTGTTTCCCCATATGACCGTGGCTGAAAACCTGGCGTTCCCGCTGTCGGTGCGGGGTATGTCACGCACCGACAGCACCGAGCGGGTGAAAAAAGCCTTGTCGATGGTGCAGCTCGACAGCTTTCGCAATCGCTACCCCGGCCAGTTGTCAGGCGGCCAACAGCAGCGCGTGGCCTTGGCCCGTGCGCTGGTGTTTGAGCCGCAGTTGGTGCTGATGGATGAACCCCTCGGCGCCCTCGACAAACAACTGCGTGAACATATGCAGATGGAAATCAAACACCTGCACAAGCGCCTTGGCGTCACCGTGGTTTACGTCACCCACGACCAAGGCGAAGCCTTGACCATGTCTGATCGCGTGGCGGTGTTCCACCAAGGTGAAATCCAACAAATTGCTGATCCCCGCACCCTCTATGAAGAGCCGTGCAACACCTTCGTCGCCAACTTTATTGGTGAAAACAACCGGATCAATGGCCGTCTGCTTAGCCAGACCGGTGACCGTTGCACGGTCGAGTTGGCCCGTGGTGAGAAGGTTGAAGCGTTGGCGGTGAATGTGGGCCAGCCCGGCGAGCCGGTGACACTGTCGGTGCGCCCGGAGCGCATTCGCCTGAATGGTTCGAGTGAGTCCTGCCAGAACCGTTTTTCCGGCCGCGTATCAGAATTCATTTACCTCGGCGACCACGTACGGGTCCGTCTGGAGGTGTGTGGCATGAGTGACTTCTTCGTCAAACAACCGATTGCCGAGCTGGATTCGGCCTTGGCTGTGGGCGATGTCGTACCCCTAGGCTGGGAGGTCGAGCATGTGCGCGCCCTAGACCCGCTGATCGAAACACAGTGA
- a CDS encoding ABC transporter substrate-binding protein, whose translation MNKTLSLTALTLAMAFAAPVMADDLTVIAFGGANKEAQIKAFYQPWEKSTGAKIIAGDYNGEMAKIKAMVDTNSVTWNLVEVESPELSRGCEEGMFEELDPAQFGSADTFITGAIQPCGVGFFVWSTVLAYNADKLATAPTGWADFWDTETFPGKRGLRKGAKYTLEFALMADGVAPKEVYRVLATKEGQDRAFAKLDQIKPSIQWWEAGAQPPQFLASGDVVMSSAYNGRIAAVKNESNLKVVWNGGIYDFDSWAIPKGAKNLEAAQKFIAFTLQSEQQKTFSENIAYGPANKEAINLLKPELISDMPTAPDNIANQVAIDVTFWADYGEQLEQRFNAWAAR comes from the coding sequence ATGAACAAGACTCTCTCGCTTACCGCGCTGACCTTGGCCATGGCATTCGCCGCGCCCGTAATGGCCGACGACCTCACGGTAATAGCCTTTGGCGGTGCTAACAAAGAAGCGCAAATTAAAGCCTTCTACCAGCCGTGGGAAAAAAGCACCGGCGCAAAAATTATCGCCGGCGACTACAACGGTGAAATGGCCAAGATTAAAGCCATGGTTGATACCAACAGTGTGACCTGGAACTTAGTTGAAGTTGAGTCACCGGAACTCTCGCGCGGCTGCGAAGAGGGCATGTTCGAGGAACTCGACCCCGCCCAGTTCGGCAGCGCTGATACCTTTATTACCGGCGCGATTCAGCCCTGCGGTGTGGGCTTCTTTGTCTGGTCGACCGTCCTGGCCTACAACGCCGACAAACTGGCTACAGCGCCAACCGGGTGGGCAGATTTCTGGGACACCGAAACATTCCCAGGCAAGCGCGGCTTGCGCAAAGGCGCCAAATACACCCTTGAATTCGCCCTGATGGCTGACGGTGTTGCGCCCAAAGAGGTGTACCGCGTGCTGGCCACTAAAGAAGGCCAAGACCGCGCGTTCGCCAAGCTTGATCAAATCAAACCGAGCATTCAGTGGTGGGAAGCCGGTGCCCAGCCGCCGCAGTTTTTGGCCTCTGGCGACGTGGTCATGAGCTCCGCTTACAACGGGCGAATTGCCGCAGTGAAAAATGAAAGCAACCTGAAAGTGGTGTGGAACGGCGGCATTTATGACTTCGACAGCTGGGCCATTCCTAAAGGGGCGAAAAACCTTGAAGCGGCGCAGAAGTTCATTGCCTTCACTCTGCAGTCTGAGCAGCAAAAAACCTTCTCCGAAAACATCGCCTACGGCCCGGCCAACAAAGAAGCCATCAACCTGCTGAAGCCAGAGTTGATCAGTGATATGCCCACCGCGCCAGACAACATCGCCAACCAGGTCGCGATTGACGTGACGTTCTGGGCTGATTACGGCGAGCAGCTGGAACAGCGTTTCAACGCCTGGGCGGCCCGTTAA